A genomic region of Chelonia mydas isolate rCheMyd1 chromosome 9, rCheMyd1.pri.v2, whole genome shotgun sequence contains the following coding sequences:
- the LOC102945953 gene encoding probable G-protein coupled receptor 83, giving the protein MSSHVWFPLQYISKPYRRAQDRNGSDFFSALYGFPNRSSFFHGDLDLDDMGDFDRGTRYEGESQSRTVKALLIAAYSVIIGISLFGNILVCHVVIKNRRMHSATSLFIVNLAIADIMITLLNTPFTLVRFVSSTWVFGKLMCHISRFVQYCSVHVSALTLAAIALDRHQVIMHPLKPRMSIAKGGICIIIIWVMASCFSLPHAIYQNLARFYIGNRTIRMVCLPSFPPPADLFWKYLDLTTFVLLYVLPLLVISITYTMVAKKLWLRNAIGDVTMEQYFAHQRKKKMTLKMLMVVVVVFAVCWFPLNCYLLLISSKAIHSNNALYFAFHWFAMSSTCYNPFIYCWLNESFRSELKSLLCVCRRKNAAQSHALQSISPPFRHAWAENCHYKRGSCSQKARTSSQRNSAKTDISSVQPIVTGS; this is encoded by the exons ATGAGCAGCCACGTGTGGTTCCCCTTGCAGTACATCTCCAAACCCTACCGCCGGGCACAGGACCGCAATGGCTCCGACTTCTTCTCCGCCCTCTACGGCTTCCCCAACCGATCCTCCTTCTTCCACGGCGACTTGGACCTGGACGACATGGGGGACTTCGACAGGGGCACCCGGTACGAAGGGGAGTCCCAGAGCCGGACGGTGAAGGCGCTGCTCATCGCGGCCTATTCGGTGATCATCGGCATCTCGCTCTTCGGCAATATCCTGGTCTGCCACGTGGTGATCAAGAACAGGAGGATGCATTCGGCCACTAGCCTCTTCATTGTCAACCTGGCCATCGCGGACATCATGATCACCCTCCTGAACACGCCGTTCACACTG GTGCGATTTGTAAGCAGTACCTGGGTCTTCGGAAAGCTGATGTGTCACATAAGCCGGTTTGTCCAGTACTGTTCTGTCCATGTTTCTGCGCTTACCCTGGCAGCCATTGCACTGGATCGACACCAG GTTATAATGCACCCTTTGAAACCCCGGATGTCAATTGCTAAAGGAGGAATTTGCATCATTATAATCTGGGTTATGGCCAGCTGCTTTTCCCTTCCCCATGCCATCTACCAGAATCTAGCAAGATTTTATATTGG GAACCGAACTATACGAATGGTCTGTCTCCCCAGCTTCCCTCCTCCTGCTGATCTCTTCTGGAAGTACCTGGACTTGACTACTTTTGTACTCTTGTATGTCCTGCCCTTGCTTGTGATCTCCATCACATATACAATGGTAGCCAAGAAGCTCTGGCTAAGGAATGCCATTGGAGACGTCACCATGGAGCAATACTTTGCCCATCAGCGGAAGAAGAAGATGACACTGAAGatgttgatggtggtggtggtggtttttgctGTCTGCTGGTTCCCACTGAACTGCTACTTGCTGCTTATCTCCAGCAAGGCCATCCACAGCAACAATGCTCTGTACTTTGCTTTCCACTGGTTCGCCATGAGCAGCACCTGCTACAACCCCTTCATTTACTGCTGGCTCAATGAGAGCTTCCGCTCTGAGCTCAAGTCCCTGTTGTGTGTGTGCCGGAGAAAGAATGCAGCCCAGAGCCATGCACTGCAGTCCATCTCTCCTCCTTTCAGGCACGCCTGGGCTGAGAATTGTCATTATAAAAGGGGCAGCTGCTCTCAGAAAGCAAGAACATCTTCCCAAAGAAACTCTGCAAAGACAGACATATCCAGTGTCCAGCCAATTGTGACAGGGAGCTAA